In Caldilineales bacterium, the following proteins share a genomic window:
- a CDS encoding GTP-binding protein gives MSSPFPIPTTLIAGFLGAGKTTLLNRILQGEHGRRLAVVVNDFGAIEIDAGLIDAAGAGEIVSLPNGCICCSLFGNLVDALRRLVALPDPPDHILIEASGVSAPHQILPALESRPLAGRLALDGVITLVDAENVRRIAGVVVFIESQIETADLVVVNKTDRVSPDALTELTGWIRSLAPAARIFPTNFAQVPLDVLLGGGHSDLLGLRDPEGLEHDHHLDFATWTCESDQPLDRQTFLATLASLPPTVYRAKGFLCLADAPDQRTILQMVGGRIRLEEGGAWDERERKTQVVCIGEAGSRIEIL, from the coding sequence GTGTCTTCGCCTTTCCCGATTCCGACCACCCTCATCGCTGGCTTCCTCGGCGCCGGCAAGACCACACTGCTCAACCGCATCTTGCAGGGCGAGCACGGCCGGCGCCTGGCCGTCGTCGTCAATGACTTCGGCGCCATCGAGATCGACGCCGGGCTGATCGACGCCGCCGGAGCAGGCGAAATCGTCAGCCTGCCCAACGGCTGCATCTGTTGCAGTCTGTTCGGCAACCTGGTGGATGCCCTCCGCCGCCTCGTCGCCCTGCCCGACCCGCCCGACCACATCCTGATCGAGGCCAGCGGCGTCTCCGCCCCCCATCAGATTCTGCCCGCCCTCGAATCGCGCCCCCTCGCCGGCCGCCTTGCCCTCGATGGCGTCATCACCCTCGTCGATGCCGAGAACGTGCGCCGGATCGCCGGCGTCGTCGTCTTCATCGAAAGCCAGATCGAGACCGCCGACCTCGTCGTGGTCAACAAGACCGACCGGGTCAGCCCCGACGCCCTGACCGAGCTGACCGGCTGGATTCGCTCCCTCGCCCCGGCCGCCCGCATCTTCCCCACCAACTTCGCCCAAGTCCCGCTGGACGTGTTGTTGGGTGGGGGACATTCAGACCTTTTGGGTCTGCGAGACCCAGAAGGTCTGGAACACGACCACCACCTCGACTTCGCCACCTGGACTTGCGAATCCGACCAGCCGCTCGACCGCCAAACATTTCTGGCCACGCTCGCCAGCCTGCCCCCCACCGTCTATCGCGCCAAAGGTTTCCTCTGTCTGGCCGACGCGCCCGACCAGCGCACCATCCTGCAAATGGTGGGCGGCCGCATCCGGCTGGAGGAGGGCGGGGCCTGGGACGAGCGTGAACGCAAAACGCAGGTTGTCTGCATCGGCGAGGCCGGCAGCCGCATCGAGATACTCTAA
- a CDS encoding ABC transporter permease: MSNDTTSPAPTSPRRSSRLGRLVGAIGVDNLSLMLALVALVFLVTVASRWFGLEGGDKFFSWQNLMNSLAQAIVIVGLLAIGETVVIVAGALDISVGSIASVGSVIAASVLVGAGVGARLSFLLAGNVFVAVAAGIIAGAICGLINGLIVTKLRVNPIIATLGTLAAFAGMAFLLAPEGKPVGVLTQPQFTWLAQGRFLTGLPIPPLSGSKWTGVPVLTVILVAVAILVHIIMTYTDFGRAIYAIGGNAAAARLAGINLSRVCILMYMLSGSIAGLAGVLLTARTTSGNPVNGTGLELQAITAVFLGGAATAGGKGTIFGTFLAVILVGVLNNGMNLLGFNTFVQRVALGLLLIAAVAISQWRQARAERVRTRIADRG; this comes from the coding sequence ATGAGCAACGACACAACTTCTCCCGCCCCGACCTCGCCCCGGCGCAGCAGCCGGTTGGGCCGGCTGGTTGGAGCGATTGGCGTGGATAATTTGTCGCTCATGTTGGCGCTGGTCGCCCTTGTGTTTTTGGTGACGGTGGCCAGTCGCTGGTTCGGACTTGAGGGCGGTGACAAGTTCTTCTCCTGGCAGAATCTGATGAATAGCCTGGCCCAGGCCATCGTGATCGTCGGCCTGCTGGCCATCGGCGAGACGGTGGTGATTGTCGCCGGCGCGCTGGATATCTCGGTCGGATCGATTGCCTCGGTCGGCTCGGTGATCGCCGCCTCGGTGTTGGTTGGGGCGGGCGTGGGCGCTCGACTCAGTTTCCTGCTTGCGGGCAATGTGTTCGTGGCGGTGGCGGCCGGGATCATCGCCGGGGCCATCTGCGGGCTGATCAATGGTCTGATTGTAACCAAGCTCCGGGTCAACCCGATCATCGCTACCTTGGGCACGTTGGCCGCCTTTGCCGGCATGGCTTTCCTCTTGGCGCCCGAAGGCAAGCCCGTGGGTGTGCTCACGCAACCGCAGTTCACCTGGCTGGCGCAGGGCCGCTTCCTGACCGGGCTGCCCATCCCGCCTCTGAGTGGCTCCAAATGGACGGGCGTGCCAGTGCTGACTGTGATCTTGGTGGCCGTGGCCATCCTCGTGCACATCATCATGACGTATACGGATTTTGGCCGGGCCATCTATGCCATCGGCGGCAACGCGGCTGCGGCCCGTCTGGCAGGCATCAATCTCTCACGTGTGTGCATCCTGATGTACATGCTTTCAGGCAGCATTGCCGGGCTTGCGGGCGTACTCTTGACCGCCCGTACGACGTCGGGCAACCCGGTGAACGGCACCGGCCTCGAACTCCAGGCCATCACCGCCGTTTTTTTGGGTGGAGCGGCGACGGCCGGCGGCAAAGGAACGATCTTTGGCACCTTCCTGGCCGTGATCCTCGTCGGCGTCCTCAACAATGGCATGAATCTACTCGGCTTCAATACCTTTGTTCAGCGCGTTGCCCTCGGCCTTTTGCTCATCGCCGCTGTGGCCATCTCGCAGTGGCGACAGGCCCGCGCCGAACGGGTGAGGACGCGTATCGCTGATAGGGGATGA
- a CDS encoding substrate-binding domain-containing protein, which produces MRNPLTILIIALLLVSVLLGACTPTPAPTQAPAAGQEQPTAAPAAGKPLFVAINKSADQQYFIDLQNSFVETATGLGADAKKFDAKLDPNLGVSLVNDAISAGAKGIAITVPDQTIGPAIAKAAKDAGVVLIATDDSIKDEAGNPVPFVGFDGKDMGKKVGEAAAKLLTDSGWLQDAAKKVGVLSVEVQTLSVCNDRTDNEKAAIIAAGVPEAQVLPVPYTGETLSAQDAAGPIITANPDITNWIVFGCNDEGVLGASNALATAGAKSDDIIAVGLGSYEACKPWAAGQPTAFKAGLFISGLDVGKTAATVLFDAVVNGKAPAPASYAPTSIVDPTNYKDIFDPVSLANCTSGAAPAAAAGKPLFVAINKSADQQYFIDLQNSFVETATGLGADAKKFDAKLDPNLGVSLVNDAISAGAKGIAITVPDQTIGPAIAKAAKDAGVVLIATDDSIKDEAGNPVPFVGFDGKDMGKKVGEAAAKLLTDSGWLQDAAKKVGVLSVEVQTLSVCNDRTDNEKAAIIAAGVPEAQVLPVPYTGETLSAQDAAGPIITANPDITNWIVFGCNDEGVLGASNALATAGAKSDDIIAVGLGSYEACKPWAAGQPTAFKAGLFISGLDVGKTAATVLFDAVVNGKAPAPASYAPTSIVDPTNYKDIFDPVSLANCSK; this is translated from the coding sequence ATGAGAAACCCATTGACCATCCTGATCATCGCCTTACTCTTGGTGAGCGTCCTGCTGGGCGCTTGTACTCCCACCCCAGCGCCCACCCAAGCGCCTGCAGCCGGCCAAGAACAGCCGACAGCCGCGCCGGCGGCCGGCAAGCCGCTGTTCGTGGCGATCAACAAGAGCGCCGACCAGCAGTATTTCATCGACTTGCAGAACTCGTTCGTCGAGACGGCGACCGGTCTGGGCGCGGACGCCAAGAAGTTCGACGCCAAGCTCGACCCCAACCTGGGCGTAAGCCTGGTCAACGACGCCATCTCGGCGGGGGCCAAGGGCATTGCCATCACCGTGCCCGACCAAACCATCGGCCCGGCCATCGCCAAGGCGGCCAAGGATGCGGGCGTCGTGCTCATCGCCACCGACGATAGCATCAAGGATGAGGCTGGCAACCCTGTGCCCTTCGTCGGCTTCGACGGCAAGGACATGGGCAAGAAGGTAGGCGAGGCTGCGGCCAAGCTCCTGACCGATTCCGGTTGGCTCCAGGATGCGGCCAAGAAGGTCGGCGTGCTCTCGGTCGAAGTGCAGACACTCTCGGTCTGCAACGACCGCACCGACAACGAGAAGGCGGCCATCATCGCCGCCGGTGTGCCCGAAGCCCAGGTCTTGCCCGTGCCCTACACCGGCGAGACGCTCTCGGCCCAGGATGCCGCCGGCCCCATCATCACCGCCAACCCCGACATCACCAACTGGATCGTGTTCGGCTGCAACGATGAAGGCGTGCTCGGCGCCTCCAACGCCCTGGCCACAGCCGGCGCCAAGTCCGATGACATCATCGCCGTCGGCCTGGGCTCATACGAAGCCTGCAAGCCCTGGGCGGCAGGCCAGCCGACTGCCTTCAAGGCCGGCCTCTTCATCTCCGGCCTCGACGTAGGCAAGACAGCCGCCACCGTCCTCTTTGATGCCGTGGTGAACGGCAAGGCCCCGGCGCCCGCCTCCTACGCCCCCACCTCCATCGTCGATCCCACCAACTACAAGGACATCTTCGACCCCGTTTCCCTGGCCAACTGCACCAGTGGCGCTGCCCCGGCTGCGGCGGCCGGCAAGCCGCTGTTCGTGGCGATCAACAAGAGCGCCGACCAGCAGTATTTCATCGACTTGCAGAACTCGTTCGTCGAGACGGCGACCGGTCTGGGCGCGGACGCCAAGAAGTTCGACGCCAAGCTCGACCCCAACCTGGGCGTAAGCCTGGTCAACGACGCCATCTCGGCGGGGGCCAAGGGCATTGCCATCACCGTGCCCGACCAAACCATCGGCCCGGCCATCGCCAAGGCGGCCAAGGATGCGGGCGTCGTGCTCATCGCCACCGACGATAGCATCAAGGATGAGGCTGGCAACCCTGTGCCCTTCGTCGGCTTCGACGGCAAGGACATGGGCAAGAAGGTAGGCGAGGCTGCGGCCAAGCTCCTGACCGATTCCGGTTGGCTCCAGGATGCGGCCAAGAAGGTCGGCGTGCTCTCGGTCGAAGTGCAGACACTCTCGGTCTGCAACGACCGCACCGACAACGAGAAGGCGGCCATCATCGCCGCCGGTGTGCCCGAAGCCCAGGTCTTGCCCGTGCCCTACACCGGCGAGACGCTCTCGGCCCAGGATGCCGCCGGCCCCATCATCACCGCCAACCCCGACATCACCAACTGGATCGTGTTCGGCTGCAACGATGAAGGCGTGCTCGGCGCCTCCAACGCCCTGGCCACAGCCGGCGCCAAGTCCGATGACATCATCGCCGTCGGCCTGGGCTCATACGAAGCCTGCAAGCCCTGGGCGGCAGGCCAGCCGACTGCCTTCAAGGCCGGCCTCTTCATCTCCGGCCTCGACGTAGGCAAGACAGCCGCCACCGTCCTCTTTGATGCCGTAGTGAACGGCAAAGCCCCGGCGCCCGCCTCCTACGCCCCCACCTCCATCGTCGATCCTACCAACTACAAGGACATCTTCGACCCCGTTTCCCTGGCCAACTGCTCTAAGTAG
- a CDS encoding DUF433 domain-containing protein, with product MAPIEISDHLIIDPDICHGQMSFAGTRIPVDTVLTYLRRGYAVDRLRRSWPEPTPPTVESAIARAYGHA from the coding sequence ATGGCGCCTATCGAAATCAGCGACCATCTCATCATCGACCCGGACATTTGCCATGGGCAAATGTCCTTCGCCGGCACGCGTATCCCAGTGGACACAGTGCTGACTTATCTGCGCAGAGGCTATGCGGTGGATCGACTTCGGCGCAGTTGGCCTGAACCGACGCCACCGACAGTCGAATCGGCCATCGCCAGGGCATATGGACACGCTTGA
- a CDS encoding nucleotidyltransferase family protein, with protein MDTLELAYESELQRGGEFMLREASAFFDGGGRLRETLRRLAERLEAEGIAYALVGGLALAEHGYPRLTEHIDIVLTGAGLAQFTERWLGRGYRPAFEGARKSFRDAQTGVRIEILLTGEYPGDGLPKPVAFPDPAFPNATIEIDGIHVIALDRLIEMKLASGLSAGHRLRDLADVQDLIGRLDLPLELAERLHPSVVPAYKELWEQVQAGKAEET; from the coding sequence ATGGACACGCTTGAACTGGCATACGAGAGCGAACTCCAACGCGGCGGCGAGTTCATGCTGCGCGAAGCCAGCGCCTTCTTCGATGGCGGCGGCAGGCTGCGCGAGACGCTGCGTCGGCTGGCGGAACGACTCGAAGCTGAAGGCATTGCTTACGCCCTGGTAGGCGGGCTGGCCCTGGCCGAACACGGTTATCCTCGACTGACTGAGCATATCGACATCGTTTTGACGGGCGCAGGACTCGCGCAGTTTACAGAGCGGTGGCTGGGACGAGGCTATCGTCCGGCCTTTGAGGGCGCGCGCAAATCGTTTCGTGATGCCCAGACAGGCGTGCGCATCGAAATCCTGCTGACGGGTGAGTACCCGGGAGATGGCCTCCCGAAGCCGGTGGCATTCCCGGATCCGGCGTTTCCGAACGCGACAATCGAGATCGACGGCATCCATGTCATTGCCCTCGATCGCTTGATCGAGATGAAACTGGCCTCAGGTTTGAGCGCCGGCCACCGCCTGCGTGATCTGGCCGATGTGCAAGACCTGATTGGCCGCCTCGACCTGCCTCTGGAGCTGGCAGAGCGTCTGCACCCGTCCGTCGTCCCGGCCTACAAAGAGCTGTGGGAACAAGTTCAGGCGGGAAAAGCCGAGGAGACGTGA
- a CDS encoding mandelate racemase/muconate lactonizing enzyme family protein, translating into MKLTKLRCTVLSHPLPAPLRPSWAPGRVFQRTSCTLVEIATDEGLTGVGAMPDIGQIGLHTIADLVAPYILGADPFAVERISPILRNAARDGAYPWAIEMALWDIIGKAANLPVYKLWGGHKQTLPAYASLAELPDPAEQIDRIAQLRAQGFRAFKLRLRRPNIADDIALVERVVAAFGSSITLMADANQAHVMPSPGPHNYWAYTDALRVAQAMQELGLAWLEEPLPRYDHRHLAQLAARVDIPIAGGELNLGLHEYRDLVTLDCYDIIQADAAFSEGVFQLRKVAALAELYHKPFIPHTWSNGIGLGANLHLAAATPNCPWFEFPIDPPAWTNEARDFMLAEPYRVAADGTISVSDAPGFGFRLDAAAIARAAVATWESQ; encoded by the coding sequence GTGAAACTGACCAAACTACGCTGCACCGTCCTCAGCCACCCCCTGCCAGCGCCGCTCCGCCCCAGTTGGGCGCCCGGGCGCGTCTTCCAGCGCACCTCGTGCACCCTGGTCGAGATCGCCACCGACGAAGGCTTGACCGGCGTCGGCGCCATGCCCGACATCGGCCAGATCGGCCTCCACACCATCGCCGACCTGGTCGCGCCCTACATCCTTGGCGCCGACCCCTTCGCCGTCGAGCGCATCAGCCCCATCCTGCGCAACGCCGCCCGCGACGGCGCCTATCCCTGGGCCATCGAAATGGCATTGTGGGACATCATCGGCAAAGCGGCCAACCTGCCGGTCTACAAGCTGTGGGGCGGGCACAAACAGACCTTGCCCGCCTACGCCAGCCTGGCCGAACTCCCCGACCCGGCGGAACAGATCGACCGCATCGCCCAACTGCGCGCACAGGGCTTTCGCGCCTTCAAACTGCGCCTGCGCCGGCCCAACATTGCCGACGACATCGCCCTGGTCGAGCGCGTGGTCGCCGCCTTCGGCAGTTCGATCACGCTCATGGCCGACGCCAACCAGGCCCATGTCATGCCCAGCCCTGGCCCCCACAACTACTGGGCCTACACCGACGCCCTGCGGGTGGCGCAGGCCATGCAGGAGTTGGGCCTGGCCTGGCTGGAGGAACCGTTGCCCCGCTACGACCACCGGCATCTGGCGCAACTCGCCGCCCGTGTGGACATCCCCATCGCCGGCGGCGAACTCAACCTCGGCCTGCACGAATACCGCGACCTTGTGACCCTCGACTGCTACGACATCATCCAGGCCGACGCCGCCTTCTCGGAGGGCGTCTTCCAGCTGCGCAAGGTGGCGGCCCTGGCCGAACTCTATCACAAACCCTTCATCCCCCACACCTGGTCCAACGGCATCGGCCTGGGCGCCAACCTCCACCTGGCCGCGGCTACGCCCAACTGCCCCTGGTTCGAATTCCCCATCGACCCCCCGGCCTGGACGAACGAAGCCCGCGACTTCATGCTGGCCGAACCCTACCGGGTGGCAGCCGACGGCACCATCTCCGTCTCTGATGCGCCCGGTTTTGGCTTCCGGCTGGATGCCGCCGCCATCGCCCGCGCCGCCGTCGCCACCTGGGAGAGCCAATGA
- a CDS encoding ABC transporter ATP-binding protein: MTDIVLHVQDFRKSYKDFVAVDGISFAVERGEIFGLLGPNGAGKTTTLECLEGIRQPTGGHLSILNANPSREPGKLRDLLGVQLQTSSLPADMLVDEAMRFFCAYHRCAPRFDLLDRMGLTEKRRTPYRQLSVGQQRRLALALAIAHAPPVVILDEPTAGLDVESRSELHSLMQELKQAGTTILLATHDMAEAEKMTDRVAILLRGKIAATGSPRELTATGSGFTKVSVHSEESSLHHTATIFPGVHQSQVADEYAIFFTTNPGPTVAALLDFLAAQGDKLIDLRVERPSLEERFLEITTHGGAQ, from the coding sequence ATGACTGACATCGTTCTCCACGTTCAAGACTTCCGCAAAAGCTACAAAGACTTCGTCGCCGTCGATGGCATCAGCTTTGCTGTCGAACGCGGCGAGATCTTCGGTCTGCTCGGCCCCAATGGCGCCGGCAAAACCACCACCCTGGAATGCCTGGAAGGGATTCGCCAGCCCACCGGCGGCCACCTCAGCATCCTCAACGCCAACCCCAGCCGCGAACCGGGCAAACTGCGCGACCTGTTGGGCGTGCAACTCCAGACCTCTTCTCTCCCTGCCGACATGCTCGTAGATGAAGCCATGCGCTTCTTCTGCGCCTACCATCGCTGCGCGCCTCGTTTCGACCTGCTCGACCGCATGGGGCTGACCGAGAAACGACGCACGCCCTATCGCCAATTATCGGTTGGGCAACAGCGTCGCCTGGCCCTGGCCCTGGCCATCGCCCACGCCCCACCGGTCGTCATCCTCGATGAACCCACCGCCGGGCTGGACGTCGAATCACGCAGCGAGCTGCACAGCCTCATGCAAGAGCTTAAGCAAGCCGGGACGACCATCCTCCTGGCCACACACGACATGGCCGAAGCCGAGAAGATGACCGACCGCGTGGCCATCCTTCTGCGCGGCAAAATCGCCGCCACCGGCAGCCCGCGCGAGCTGACAGCCACCGGTTCGGGCTTCACCAAAGTCTCGGTGCACAGCGAAGAATCTTCGTTGCATCACACTGCCACGATCTTTCCGGGCGTACACCAAAGCCAGGTGGCCGACGAGTATGCCATCTTCTTCACCACCAACCCCGGCCCGACGGTGGCGGCCCTGCTCGACTTCCTGGCCGCTCAGGGCGACAAACTGATCGACCTGCGGGTCGAGCGGCCGTCGCTGGAAGAACGTTTTTTGGAGATCACCACTCATGGAGGCGCCCAATGA
- a CDS encoding uroporphyrinogen decarboxylase family protein codes for MNSIARVQAAIDLRPPDRVPVDLHNFQPAAKAMGVPMSQVFQDGELLAESMLRAWRQFGHDMILLENGTACNAQACGVQVVYRDDAAPAAHIPVLKRLEDVDDLEVPDPYTAFPMCEVIKATRILSQEIGDQAWIVARADQGPMDLAAQLFGIQELMLAIALDEDPDGIHRLLDYARRVVTRFAIAQIEAGGRSTSIGEPIAGPDLMSPRHYRQYAWPHEKRMVDELKGHGILPANHICGNTIPIIHDFVATGAQILEIDHKANKQKAKDAARGKTCLLGTLDTSLILDGTPQEVDDACREAIAILAPDSGFILGPGCALDPNVPADNIHALVESARKYGGYE; via the coding sequence ATGAACTCCATCGCACGCGTCCAGGCCGCCATCGACCTGCGTCCACCCGACCGTGTGCCGGTCGATTTGCACAATTTTCAGCCAGCGGCGAAAGCGATGGGCGTGCCCATGTCGCAAGTCTTTCAGGATGGCGAGTTGCTGGCCGAATCGATGTTGCGCGCCTGGCGCCAGTTCGGTCACGACATGATCCTGCTGGAAAACGGCACCGCCTGCAACGCCCAGGCTTGCGGCGTCCAGGTCGTCTATCGCGATGACGCCGCGCCCGCCGCCCATATCCCGGTGCTCAAGCGGCTCGAAGATGTGGACGACCTGGAAGTGCCGGACCCGTACACCGCCTTCCCCATGTGCGAGGTGATCAAGGCCACGCGTATCCTCAGCCAAGAGATCGGCGACCAGGCATGGATCGTGGCCCGCGCCGACCAGGGGCCGATGGATCTGGCCGCGCAGCTTTTCGGCATCCAGGAGTTGATGCTGGCGATTGCCCTCGACGAAGACCCCGACGGCATCCACCGCCTGCTGGACTACGCCCGCCGCGTGGTCACGCGCTTTGCCATCGCCCAGATCGAAGCCGGGGGCCGCTCCACCTCCATCGGCGAACCTATCGCCGGCCCGGATCTGATGTCGCCCCGGCACTATCGCCAGTACGCCTGGCCGCACGAAAAACGCATGGTCGACGAGTTGAAGGGGCACGGCATCCTCCCGGCCAACCACATCTGCGGCAACACCATCCCCATCATCCACGATTTTGTGGCCACGGGCGCCCAAATCCTCGAAATCGACCACAAGGCCAACAAACAGAAGGCGAAAGACGCCGCCCGCGGCAAGACCTGTCTGCTGGGCACGCTCGACACTTCGTTGATTCTGGACGGCACGCCGCAGGAAGTGGACGACGCCTGCCGCGAGGCCATCGCCATCCTCGCCCCCGATTCCGGCTTCATCCTCGGCCCCGGCTGCGCCCTCGACCCCAATGTTCCCGCCGACAATATCCACGCCCTGGTCGAGTCGGCGAGGAAGTATGGGGGGTATGAGTAG
- a CDS encoding ABC transporter permease translates to MTAFAAHFAFEFKTGLRNSTQMMMNYLFPLGFYALMGLVMTQINPTFKLVLLPAMVIFTAMASTLLGLPSPLVESRDAGIFRSFKINGVPALSILSLPTLSTSFHALIASILISVTGGPLFGGATPTNWGAFALLTVLAIAAFGSLGALIGVVSANSRATVLWSQLIFLPSMLLGGLMLPLSLIPAAVRPISALLPSTHAMQAFEGLAFARPTVFSPWLSVAILLASTLLAFGLAVYLFNWDSRNQTRRGHPLMALLVLVPYLIGILLS, encoded by the coding sequence ATGACCGCCTTTGCCGCCCATTTCGCCTTCGAATTCAAGACCGGTCTGCGCAACTCGACCCAGATGATGATGAATTACCTGTTCCCGTTGGGCTTCTATGCCCTGATGGGACTGGTGATGACGCAGATCAACCCCACTTTCAAGCTCGTCCTGCTCCCGGCTATGGTCATCTTCACGGCCATGGCCAGCACACTGCTGGGGCTGCCCTCGCCCCTGGTCGAGTCGCGTGATGCCGGCATCTTTCGCAGCTTCAAGATCAATGGCGTCCCCGCCCTCTCCATCCTCAGCCTCCCGACCCTCAGCACCAGCTTCCACGCCTTGATCGCCTCGATCCTGATCTCTGTCACTGGGGGGCCGTTGTTTGGCGGTGCGACGCCCACCAATTGGGGTGCTTTCGCCCTGCTGACGGTGCTCGCCATCGCCGCCTTTGGCTCACTCGGCGCCCTCATCGGTGTGGTTTCGGCCAACTCGCGCGCCACCGTCCTCTGGTCACAGCTCATCTTCCTGCCTTCGATGCTGCTGGGTGGGCTGATGCTGCCGCTCAGCCTGATCCCGGCCGCCGTTCGCCCCATCTCCGCCCTCCTGCCCTCCACCCACGCCATGCAAGCCTTCGAGGGCCTGGCCTTTGCTCGCCCGACCGTATTCTCGCCCTGGCTGTCGGTGGCGATCCTGCTTGCCAGCACACTGCTGGCCTTCGGCCTGGCCGTCTACCTGTTCAACTGGGACAGCCGCAACCAGACCCGCCGCGGGCATCCGCTCATGGCCCTGCTCGTGCTCGTCCCCTACCTGATCGGCATCCTGCTCAGCTAA
- a CDS encoding sugar ABC transporter ATP-binding protein, with translation MTTVSSAETTAPPVNPAGTLEIRDVSKAFPNVQALTNISLDIRPGEILAFMGENGAGKSTLLKIINGDYQLDSGTLTLNGQRLTFANPNDAHKAGIRVIYQEPEIIPGVGVAENIWVGELPKRMGLIDRRQLNEQVRRSLIEYGFQDVLPMHLLGDELSSAQRQIVEIMRALKSGVRVLALDEPTSSLTDEEVDRLFTLVRRLRDEGVAIIYVSHRIKEILQLCDRVAILRDGKLVAVRPAVELTEGEIVRLMVGRELSDIFSRTASLTRGAEVLRVEHLSSNWHRDISFHVNRGEVVGFAGLVGAGRTELAKVIFGEFPKSSGRVVLDGKETTIRQPDDAIAKGIGFAPEDRKREGLILIRSVLENASLAILRQISRFHFVRRGFERSIAAGYVEKLRVRTPSLEQEVGKLSGGNQQKVVLARWLAAKPKVLILDEPTRGIDVGAKAEIYRLIDDLAHQGLGIMFISSELPEILGLSDRIYVMQNGRITGELAAKEATEETILGMAMAENLLEGVSVTAPASTAVLQEKTSQ, from the coding sequence ATGACAACCGTTTCCTCGGCTGAGACCACAGCGCCGCCGGTCAACCCGGCCGGAACGCTGGAAATCCGTGATGTCAGCAAAGCCTTCCCCAATGTCCAGGCGCTGACCAACATTTCGCTTGACATCCGGCCAGGCGAAATCCTTGCCTTCATGGGCGAAAACGGAGCAGGAAAATCCACCTTACTGAAAATCATCAACGGCGACTATCAGCTGGATAGTGGCACGTTGACGCTGAATGGGCAGCGACTGACGTTTGCGAACCCAAACGACGCCCACAAGGCCGGCATCCGCGTGATCTACCAGGAGCCGGAGATCATCCCCGGCGTCGGCGTGGCCGAGAACATCTGGGTGGGCGAGTTGCCAAAGCGGATGGGTCTGATCGACCGTCGCCAGCTCAACGAACAGGTGCGGCGCAGCCTGATCGAATACGGTTTTCAGGATGTGCTGCCGATGCATCTGTTGGGTGACGAGCTTTCTTCGGCGCAAAGACAGATCGTCGAGATTATGAGGGCGCTCAAGTCGGGGGTGCGGGTGCTGGCCCTCGACGAACCTACGTCTTCGCTGACCGATGAGGAGGTCGACCGTCTCTTCACGCTGGTGCGCCGCCTGCGCGATGAAGGGGTTGCCATCATCTACGTTTCCCATCGCATCAAAGAGATTCTGCAGCTTTGCGACCGCGTGGCCATCCTGCGGGATGGCAAGCTGGTGGCGGTCAGGCCGGCGGTGGAGTTGACCGAGGGCGAGATCGTGCGTCTGATGGTGGGGCGCGAACTATCCGACATCTTCAGCCGCACCGCCAGTCTGACGAGGGGCGCCGAGGTGCTGCGAGTCGAACACCTTAGCAGCAACTGGCATCGCGACATCAGTTTTCATGTCAACCGGGGCGAGGTGGTGGGGTTTGCCGGTTTGGTGGGCGCCGGACGGACAGAATTGGCCAAAGTGATCTTCGGCGAGTTCCCAAAATCCAGCGGCCGCGTCGTACTGGATGGCAAAGAGACAACGATCCGCCAACCTGACGATGCCATCGCCAAAGGGATCGGTTTTGCACCCGAAGATCGCAAACGCGAGGGCCTGATCCTGATCCGCAGCGTGCTGGAGAATGCCTCGCTGGCAATTCTGCGACAGATCAGCCGTTTCCATTTCGTGCGCCGTGGGTTTGAACGCTCCATCGCCGCCGGTTATGTCGAAAAACTGCGCGTTCGCACCCCATCGCTGGAACAAGAGGTCGGCAAACTCTCCGGCGGCAACCAGCAAAAGGTGGTGTTAGCGCGCTGGTTGGCAGCGAAACCAAAGGTGTTGATCTTGGATGAGCCGACGCGCGGGATCGACGTTGGCGCTAAAGCCGAGATCTATCGGTTGATCGACGATCTTGCCCATCAGGGACTGGGGATCATGTTCATCAGTTCCGAGCTGCCAGAGATCCTCGGCCTTTCGGACCGTATTTATGTCATGCAGAACGGTCGCATCACCGGCGAACTGGCTGCCAAGGAGGCAACCGAAGAAACAATCCTCGGCATGGCCATGGCTGAAAATCTGTTGGAGGGCGTAAGCGTCACTGCGCCCGCATCTACCGCCGTATTACAGGAGAAAACCTCACAATGA